Genomic window (Dehalococcoidales bacterium):
ACTCGAACCAGGATACGTGTTTACCCCCTGGATTCCAGCCTGCGCTGGAATGACATCAACATCCATCATACGTAAAGATATATACGAGACACTACACTAGTCCTGTTAGACAACCGGTCGTCTCTACGGCACCAGTCTGGTAAACTGCACCGGCTCGGTGCTGAGTGACATGATGCCCGGCAGGCGAAGAAAGCCAGTTTGCTTGACACCGGATGGTCAAAGTCTTAGCATATCGGCAACAGCCAATACCGGTTGCCCCGGCTGGAATACTCCGAGAGAGGAGAAAGGCGATGGCTGATGATATCGTGACTGAGGAGGGACGTATCTATGGTGGATGGCGTCGCGCCGTGAATGCGGCAATCCACTCCGAGGGTTCTATCCACGAGGATGCAACAGCGCAGAAGCTGGGAATGCGCGGCGGTGCCGTGGTGGGCATCGTCCACCTCAACCTCTTCCCGCCGCTCGTGCTCAAGACCTTCGGCCCCGAGTGGTTTGAGCAGGGCTGCCTGAGCATATTCTACACCTACGCCCTGCTTGACGGCGAGCAGGTCAGGGGAATCATGGACATTCCGCCCGAAGGTGTCAGGGATGTGCAGGTGGAGGCCTGGGCAGAAGACCCGGACGGGCGCACCGTGGGCAAAGGCACCGTATCCATCGGAGAACCGAAAGAGCTGCCATACCTGCAGGCGATGGAACTGAAGAACGCCGAGCCTGGAGAGCTCCGCATTCTCAACGGGATGAAAGCGGGTGACGAACTACCGTCCCGGGACGTGCTCATAACTCAGGAGACGGTGGACCGGGCACTGGAGACCATTACCGACCCCCTGGACTGGTACAGGGGTGACTCGCCCTGGGGAGGCGCTATCCTGCCTCCCAGCGTTATGTATGGCGCTATGCAGTTAGCACCGACAGAAACACGCGAGTCCGTAGGGTTCTTCGGGGCAACGGAGCTCCGCAACGTTAACGGGCCGGTCAAGGTCGGTGTGCCGTACCGGGCAAGCGGAAATCTGGTCTGTGTGGGGACCAGTCCCAGGACCGAGTACTTCTGGTTTGATTCAACGCTCAAGGAAAAGGAAGGTGGGAAGGTCATTGCCCAGATGCGTCATATGACCCGACTCATGAAGGCGTCCTCGCCTCTGTATCAGGAGGAATAAGGCCGGTCCTGTCCACCGGGACAAACACTGTGGGAGGCCAGTGCAGGTTATGCCGGCCTTCCCGGTAGCCGTACCTGTAATACGCTGACAAGTCCGGGGTATACGAGCTTAATTCACTCTATAGCCGTACTTGTCTCGTCTTTATGTCACGCAATACCGAGAGCATAAATATCTCCATTTAATGCTTGACATTCTCTGACGATGCTCATACTATGTAGACGAGTTATGCGCTTGAATGTATTCATCGTTAACTACCTGGACTGTGGCTATCCCTTTGCGCCACAAGAATATCCTGTGGCACAAACATCACTTATAGAACCCGGACCTGAAAAGCCACTGGCCTACCACCCATTTCTCACTTCTGCCTTTAAAGACGTCTCCGCAGGGATTTCAGCATAGCATGACGAAAGGAGGTTCAATATGACTACGGAGAAATCGGAAAACCTGGAAGCCCTCAGGCGAGAAGTACGCGCCTGGCTAAGGGCGAATCTCCCCGAGGGATGGGGAACACCGGAGTACAAGCCACCTCCATCATATTCCAGAGAGCAGCACGAGCAGGGTAAAGAGTGGACAAGGAAGCTGTACGATGCCGGCTACACCGGGTTCGGCTATCCCAAGGAATATGGTGGCATCGAACGCTCCCGTGCCGAGATAGCCGTCATCCGCGAGGAACTGGGCCGCACCGGAACACCCGGAGGGCCGTTGTCCCTTGGTATGCTTGTGGGGGCACCGGCTATCCTGGCTCATGCCAATGAAGAGCAGAAGAAACGTTACATACCGAAGATACTGAGTGGCGAAGAGAGCTGGTGCGAGGGATTCTCGGAGCCTGATGCCGGTTCGGACCTGGCCAACGTTCAGACTACAGCCAAGAGAGATGGTGACGAGTGGGTGGTCAACGGACAGAAGTGCTGGACCAGCATGTGGGAGTTTGCTGACTGGAGCCTGCTGGTTGCGAAGACAGACCTCGAAGCTCCCCGGCACAGAAATCTGACCTACTTTGTCTTCAGCACCGATACCCCCGGTTTCAGTCGCAGGCCGCTG
Coding sequences:
- a CDS encoding acyl-CoA dehydrogenase family protein translates to MTTEKSENLEALRREVRAWLRANLPEGWGTPEYKPPPSYSREQHEQGKEWTRKLYDAGYTGFGYPKEYGGIERSRAEIAVIREELGRTGTPGGPLSLGMLVGAPAILAHANEEQKKRYIPKILSGEESWCEGFSEPDAGSDLANVQTTAKRDGDEWVVNGQKCWTSMWEFADWSLLVAKTDLEAPRHRNLTYFVFSTDTPGFSRRPLRQMSGESEFGEMFFDDMRIPHENMIDEEGRGWYVAMTALMAERSGGGGFEGTGGALAGIGMEGLLDADSLVNLAKNTKHYGKSVWEDEAFRQRIVQIAIETQAMRWSGTRMAAKMRKGLPLGNEASVFKNFQAEMRQRRGDLTMEILGAYSQMVRGSSRAVNNGTWVYDMLRSRGATIEMGTSEINRNIIAERILGLPR